From the Lathyrus oleraceus cultivar Zhongwan6 chromosome 4, CAAS_Psat_ZW6_1.0, whole genome shotgun sequence genome, one window contains:
- the LOC127076115 gene encoding cytochrome P450 78A3, with protein sequence MSTHIDNLWIFALASKCTQENIVYSLLIMVLLWLTMNFFYWSHPGGPAWGKYYYSNNKNKNNLNSSPRFIPGPNGYPLFGSMNLMSSSLAHHCIASAAKTCKATRLMAFSLGDTRAIITCNPDVAKEILHSSVFADRPIKESAYSLMFNRAIGFAPYGVYWRTLRKISTNHLFSPMQIKSSGPQRTEIVAQMIDLFRNRGFGPVRDVLKKASLNNMMCSVFGQRFKIDEVNERMMELGGLVEQGYDLLGSLNWGDHLPFLKDFDVQKIRFNCSNLVPKVNRFVGSIISDHRADKNQTNKDFVHVLLSLQEPDKLSDSDMIAVLWEMIFRGTDTVAVLIEWILARMVLHPDVQRKVQAELDTVAKGAACGITEEDMAATVYLQAVIKEVLRLHPPGPLLSWARLAITDTTIDGYHVPAGTTAMVNMWAIARDPKVWRDPLEFNPERFMSEEGVEFSVLGSDLRLAPFGSGRRSCPGKNLGLATVTYWVAKLLHEFEWKPLDGLDGMDGVDLTEVLRLSCEMANPLNVEMVPRRLVKLS encoded by the exons ATGTCTACCCACATTGATAACCTCTGGATATTCGCCTTAGCTTCAAAATGCACACAAGAAAACATTGTTTACTCTCTCTTGATCATGGTTTTACTCTGGCTAACCATGAATTTCTTTTACTGGTCTCACCCGGGTGGTCCTGCCTGGGGCAAGTACTATTATTccaacaacaaaaacaaaaacaaccTTAATTCATCTCCTAGGTTCATTCCTGGTCCTAACGGTTACCCTCTATTTGGAAGCATGAACCTTATGTCCTCTTCACTTGCTCACCACTGTATCGCTTCCGCCGCAAAAACATGCAAAGCTACTAGACTCATGGCTTTCAGTCTAGGTGACACACGTGCCATAATCACGTGTAACCCTGATGTAGCCAAAGAGATTCTCCATAGCTCTGTTTTCGCTGATCGTCCTATCAAAGAATCAGCTTATTCTCTCATGTTCAATAGAGCCATAGGTTTCGCACCTTATGGTGTTTATTGGCGAACCCTTCGAAAAATCTCAACCAATCATCTTTTCTCGCCCATGCAAATCAAATCATCTGGACCGCAACGGACTGAAATTGTGGCTCAGATGATTGATTTGTTCCGAAACCGCGGGTTCGGTCCGGTCCGTGATGTTTTGAAAAAAGCATCGCTTAATAACATGATGTGCTCTGTTTTTGGACAGAGGTTTAAGATTGATGAAGTTAATGAGAGAATGATGGAACTTGGTGGGTTAGTTGAACAAGGTTATGATTTGTTGGGTTCTCTTAATTGGGGTGATCATCTTCCTTTTTTGAAAGATTTCGATGTTCAAAAAATCCGGTTCAATTGTTCTAATTTAGTACCTAAAGTGAACCGGTTTGTTGGTTCAATAATTTCCGACCACCGAGCCGACAAAAACCAAACCAACAAGGATTTCGTTCATGTTCTGCTTTCTCTTCAAGAACCAGATAAATTGTCTGACTCCGACATGATCGCTGTTCTCTGG GAAATGATATTTAGAGGGACCGACACGGTTGCGGTTTTGATAGAGTGGATACTAGCGAGGATGGTGCTTCATCCTGACGTGCAAAGGAAGGTACAGGCAGAGCTTGACACGGTGGCGAAAGGAGCTGCATGTGGTATTACGGAGGAGGACATGGCGGCGACGGTATATTTACAGGCGGTTATAAAGGAGGTTTTAAGGTTGCATCCGCCAGGCCCACTACTTTCGTGGGCCCGACTGGCCATCACTGATACGACAATTGATGGGTATCACGTGCCAGCGGGGACGACAGCTATGGTGAACATGTGGGCCATAGCTAGGGATCCAAAAGTGTGGAGGGACCCACTTGAATTTAATCCCGAGAGGTTTATGAGTGAAGAAGGTGTTGAGTTTTCAGTTCTCGGGTCGGATCTTAGGTTGGCTCCGTTCGGGTCGGGTAGGAGAAGTTGCCCCGGGAAGAATCTGGGTTTAGCTACGGTGACATATTGGGTAGCTAAGCTTTTGCATGAGTTTGAATGGAAGCCgttggatggattggatggaaTGGACGGTGTGGATTTAACGGAGGTGCTTAGGCTTTCATGTGAAATGGCGAATCCTCTTAATGTTGAAATGGTCCCCAGGCGTTTAGTTAAGTTAAGTTAA